The Chitiniphilus purpureus sequence GGATAAGGGGCTGCTGCTCAACCTGCTGGACAATACCCGAACCGGTTGGCTCCGGGTCAAGCACCAGGGCGGCCAGGAAGGGTTCATCCGTATCGAGGAAGTCTGGGGCATATGAAGATTGCCGTCTTGGGTGCCGGCGCATGGGGTACCGCCCTGGCGATTCGCTTTGCCGAACGGCATGCCGTCACGTTATGGAGCCGCGATGCGGCGCAGGCGGCCGCAATGGAGGCCGAGCGCGAGAATCAACGCTATCTGCCCTCCGCGCCGTTTCCTGCCAGCTTGCAGGTCAGTGCAGACCTTGAATACGCCGTGCAGGACGCGGCACTGCTCCTGATCGTCACGCCGATGGCCGGACTGCGCCCTACCCTGCAGGCACTTGCGGGCCATGGCAGCCGTACACCCCTGTTGTGGGCCTGCAAAGGGCTGGAGGCGGGCTCGATGCTGTTTCCGCACCAGGTCGCCGCAGAAGTGCTGGATCCCGGCATTGCGCGAGGCATGCTGTCCGGCCCGAGCTTTGCACAGGAAGTGGCCAAGGGCCTGCCGGCGGCCGTCACCATTGCTTCAAATGACGGCGCGTTCGCCCGTGAGACGACGACTTCGTTGAATACAGCGTTGCTGCGGCTGTATGCCAGCGACGATCTGATCGGGGTGGAAATCGGTGCCGCGGTGAAGAACGTATTGGCCATTGCCGCTGGCGTATGCGATGGCCTGCAGTACGGTCTCAATGCCCGTGCGGCACTGCTGACAAGGGGTCTGGCCGAAATGGCGCGCTTCGGCGCGGCCCTTGGCGCCAAGGCCGAGACCTTCATGGGGCTGGCCGGCATCGGCGATCTGATGCTGACCGCAACCGGCGATCTGTCACGCAACCGGCGGGTCGGATTGCTGCTGGCCCAGGGCTTGAAGCTGAACGACATCCTGATCAACCTGGGTCATGTGGCCGAAGGGGTGCCGACAGCACGGGAAGTGCTGCGTCAGGCCGAACAGCTGGGCGTGGACATGCCGATCACGCGCGCCGTGTGCCGCATGCTGTTCGACCAGGCCACGGTGGATGACGTGGTCAGCATGCTGATGGAACGTGCGCCCAAGATGGAAAGCGCCATCTGATTGCACCGTGTGGGGCGACGTCCGCGCCCGCATTCCGGGTCATGCCCGGGATGGGCGTGGCAGTATCTACGCTTCCTGGCTGAGCCGCGGCTCGTTCTGTGTCTTCTGTGGCAATCCGTCCTGCTGCCAGCGATCGAATTCGGCCATCACCGCCTCGTACGTCTTTTCGCTGATTTCCGGCAACGTGCCACCCAGCATCTGCCGGGCTTCGTCAAAGCCCTGTTGGACCGCCGCGCGGATCGTTTCCAGCTGCTGCGGATCGTCGCCGATGGCATATTGCGCGAAGTCCAGGATGCGCTCGGCGGTCTTGCTGACGCCCCATTCCCCATCCTCGGCCACCGCCTGCTGCGCGGCTTCAACCGTCTGAGGATCAAGGTTCAGCCGCTGCTCGCCAGCAGCCACCTTACCCACGGCAAGCCCCTGCTGTTCGAGCACGCCACGCAGGAACTGCATGACCTGCCCGACCTGACGCTCCGACTCGTCAAGCAGTTGCGCAAGATCGGGGCGGTTTTGCGCAAGCCTCGCGCGCGGATCGGCGTAGGTGAGCGATTCGGTGCGCTCACCGGCCAGCGTGACTTTTTCCTGCTGCGCCGGGGCAATTGCCGGGGAAGTCGTCCGGCCGCTGCTGCCCGTCTCCTCGTCGATGCGCCCCGGCCGCACGCCGGTGGGCTGTGTGGTGATACCCGAAATCCCATTGGCCATCGTGATCTCTCCTGCTCTTGCTGCATGCCTGCACTGGCAGTGATCGGCAGGCGGGCCGCAAATTTGAGGGCGCCGGTTTACGCTGCTTGCCCTTCGCATACCGGATTTGACAAACGGCCGGACCTGCAACACGCGCCTTGCGCCTGGTCTTTCCCGACCTCAACGAAGCGCTCCTGGCCCGATATTCAACTGCCCGGGTGAGACAGCTGGCAGCGGGCCGCCGGCGTGTCGTCCAGCTCAGTATCGATACAGCCTAGGACCCGTCTCAAGCGGATGATTCAATCGCGGCGCTCAAACGGCAGCGAGGAAACGATGCAATGCCGCCACAAAATCCGCTTGGTGCGAGACGAAAGGCGCATGCGCGGCACCACGATGGACGATGAAGGTGGCATTGGGATGCCGTGCGGAGAGCCACACTCCAGCGCCCAACGGGGTGAGCGTGTCGCGGTCACCGTACTGCAGCAGCATCGGCAGGTCGAGTTCGTGCACCCTTGCACGCAAGTCGGTATCGCGCAGCAGTTCCAACCCGGCGCACAACGCCGTCAACTGCGGTTCGCCATGGGCAAACAGCTCCTCGGTCAACTCGCGTGCCACTGTGCGCGCCGCCGCGTCGCCCATCGCCTGCAGCGCGATGAAACGCTTGAGCGTACCGCGCCAGTCGGCATCCAGGCTGGCCGCGAACTGGGCCAGCGTGGCCGGCGCCATCGCCGGCGCCCAGTCGTCACGTTGCATGAAACAGGGAGAGGTGGCGGTCAGGGTCAGCGAGCGGAGTTTGTCCGGCCGCGACAATGCCCATTGCAGGGCGACCGCACCGCCCAGCGACCAGCCGACGACGTGCACCGGTAGTGGAAATGCCTCTTCCAGCGCGGCCACCATGCCTTCCAGCGTCGGCGGTGCCGGCACCATGCTGCCGCCATGCCCGGGCAGGTCGACCAGATGACAGCAGAAATCGTCGGCCAACTGCGCCGCCACCGTCCGCCATACCGCGCCGTTCATGGCCCAGCCATGCAGGAACACCACGTCCGGGCCACGACCGAGCGTTTCGCTGAAGAGCGTCATGCGGCACCCGCCAGTTCACGCAGCGCGCCGATCAGCTGCGCGACGTCGTCGCGGCTGTGCTGGGCTGACAGCACGATCCGCAACCGCGGGGTGGGTACGGTGGGGGGTCTGATCGCGGCCACCAGCAGGCCGCGCCCGGCCAGTTGCGCGGAAAGATGCAAGGCTGCCTGACTGTCCGCCACCAGCAGTGGCTGGATCGGGGTCGACGAAGCTGCAAGCCGATACGGTGTATCAGCCAGCCCTGTCCGTAGTTGGTGCACGTGCTCCGCCAGCCGCTCACGGCGCCACGCCTCGGTCTCGATCAGCGTCAGGCTGGCGCACAGTGCCTCGGCCAGCAACGGCGGGGAGGCGGTGGTGCATACATAGGGCCGGGCAAAATTGATCAGATAGTCGATCACCACCTCCTCGGCCGCCACTGCGGCCCCGGCGACCCCGGCCGCCTTGCCCAGCGTGGCCATGTAGATCAGGCGCGGCGACGACAACCCGGCCGCGCTGCCCCGGCCCGCACCCAGCACACCGAATCCATGCGCGTCGTCCACGTACAGCCAGGCGTCATAGCGTTCGGCCAGCGCCAACAGCCCGGGCAGCGGCGCGCAGTCGCCATCCATGCTGAACACGCCATCCACCGCGATCAGCTTGCGCCGCGCCGTGCTTTGCGCCAGCAGCCGTTCAAGCGCCGCCAGGTCATTGTGTGCATAGCGGTGGAACGCCGCCCGCGCCAGCACGCATGCGTCGTTGAGCGATGCGTGGTTGAGTCTGTCGGCGAACACTGCGTCGTGCCGGTCCAGCAGCGTGGACACCACCGCCAGATTGGCCTGGTAGCCCGAGCTGAACCCCAGCGCCGCCGGCTTTTCCACCCAGGCGGCGAAGCGGGTTTCGAACTGCTCGTGGGCAGCGGTATGGCCGGTGACCAGATGCGCCGCCCCGGCTCCCACACCCCACGCGTCAGCACCGCGCTGTGCAGCGGCGACCAGCGCTGGATGCTGCATCAGCCCCAGGTAGTCGTTGCTGGAAAAATCGAGCAGCGTCGCGTCGTCCAGCTGCAAGCGGGCGCCGTTTCGTGTCTGGACGACACGGCGGCGGCGGGTGAGCCCAGCAAGGTGGCGGGTATCCAGTTCGGCGGTGAGCGATGCAAACGGCATGGTATGCCTCGGCAATGGCAGGCGGCCATTGTACGGTTGCATCGCCCGCCCCGGGGCCCAGGCGCAGCGCCCAACCTAGCCAGCGAACGCCAGACGCCAGGCAGCAAACACCAGCATGCCGCCAACGATGGCGGCGAGCAGGCGGCGCCAGCGCCATACGATCAGGCCGGTGACCAGCGCCCCGGCAAGCTGCGGATTGCGCCAGTCCAGCCACAACGCGCCATGGGGCAACAATACGCTGGGCACCACGATGGCTGGCATCACCACGACCGGCACGTAGTTGAGGACACGCCGCACCAGCGGCGGAAAACCCTGGCCTTCGCCGAGCCACAGGCTCACACGCACGATATAGGTGACAGCGGCCATGCCCAGGATCATCCAGTACTCGCCCGATACGTTCATGACGGCGTCCGTCCATACCGTTCCATCGCCAGACCGGCCGCGATGCCCGCACAGGCCGCCACCATCAGGCCCAGTTTGTAGGGCAGCCCATGGGCCAGCAGCGCCACCACGCCCGCCACCAGGGCAGCCAACAGATCGGCACGCCCGCGCAGCAGCGGGACGACAATGCCGATGAAGGTGGCGACCATGGCGAACTCCAG is a genomic window containing:
- a CDS encoding NAD(P)H-dependent glycerol-3-phosphate dehydrogenase, with product MKIAVLGAGAWGTALAIRFAERHAVTLWSRDAAQAAAMEAERENQRYLPSAPFPASLQVSADLEYAVQDAALLLIVTPMAGLRPTLQALAGHGSRTPLLWACKGLEAGSMLFPHQVAAEVLDPGIARGMLSGPSFAQEVAKGLPAAVTIASNDGAFARETTTSLNTALLRLYASDDLIGVEIGAAVKNVLAIAAGVCDGLQYGLNARAALLTRGLAEMARFGAALGAKAETFMGLAGIGDLMLTATGDLSRNRRVGLLLAQGLKLNDILINLGHVAEGVPTAREVLRQAEQLGVDMPITRAVCRMLFDQATVDDVVSMLMERAPKMESAI
- the bioH gene encoding pimeloyl-ACP methyl ester esterase BioH; this encodes MTLFSETLGRGPDVVFLHGWAMNGAVWRTVAAQLADDFCCHLVDLPGHGGSMVPAPPTLEGMVAALEEAFPLPVHVVGWSLGGAVALQWALSRPDKLRSLTLTATSPCFMQRDDWAPAMAPATLAQFAASLDADWRGTLKRFIALQAMGDAAARTVARELTEELFAHGEPQLTALCAGLELLRDTDLRARVHELDLPMLLQYGDRDTLTPLGAGVWLSARHPNATFIVHRGAAHAPFVSHQADFVAALHRFLAAV
- the bioF gene encoding 8-amino-7-oxononanoate synthase; its protein translation is MPFASLTAELDTRHLAGLTRRRRVVQTRNGARLQLDDATLLDFSSNDYLGLMQHPALVAAAQRGADAWGVGAGAAHLVTGHTAAHEQFETRFAAWVEKPAALGFSSGYQANLAVVSTLLDRHDAVFADRLNHASLNDACVLARAAFHRYAHNDLAALERLLAQSTARRKLIAVDGVFSMDGDCAPLPGLLALAERYDAWLYVDDAHGFGVLGAGRGSAAGLSSPRLIYMATLGKAAGVAGAAVAAEEVVIDYLINFARPYVCTTASPPLLAEALCASLTLIETEAWRRERLAEHVHQLRTGLADTPYRLAASSTPIQPLLVADSQAALHLSAQLAGRGLLVAAIRPPTVPTPRLRIVLSAQHSRDDVAQLIGALRELAGAA
- a CDS encoding AzlD domain-containing protein, with the protein product MNVSGEYWMILGMAAVTYIVRVSLWLGEGQGFPPLVRRVLNYVPVVVMPAIVVPSVLLPHGALWLDWRNPQLAGALVTGLIVWRWRRLLAAIVGGMLVFAAWRLAFAG